One stretch of Balneola sp. MJW-20 DNA includes these proteins:
- a CDS encoding ComEA family DNA-binding protein — MKWQNIRRSIFFKAEKLQITHNERIAVVFLLFSAIILKVSLNYIERKPLYSEEDYAHIQESIHRRIELWEQEEAEKLLRYEPDTARIRKDVKNTGELMEPVSVNMAGLKELTRLPGIGPSYAQRIIDYRNEHGGFKSLDELIRIKGIGKKRLESIRPYIKL, encoded by the coding sequence ATGAAGTGGCAGAACATCAGGAGATCGATATTTTTTAAAGCAGAAAAACTGCAGATCACCCATAATGAAAGGATAGCGGTAGTCTTTTTATTGTTTAGCGCAATTATTTTGAAGGTGAGTCTAAATTATATAGAAAGAAAACCGCTTTATTCCGAAGAAGATTATGCACACATTCAGGAGTCCATTCATCGCAGGATAGAGCTCTGGGAACAAGAAGAGGCTGAAAAGCTTTTAAGATATGAGCCTGATACTGCGAGGATCCGGAAAGATGTTAAGAACACCGGAGAATTAATGGAACCGGTTTCCGTTAATATGGCCGGACTGAAGGAACTGACCCGCTTACCCGGAATCGGACCTTCTTATGCACAACGAATTATTGATTACAGAAATGAGCACGGAGGTTTCAAAAGTCTTGATGAACTGATCCGGATTAAAGGGATTGGCAAGAAAAGACTGGAAAGCATCCGTCCATATATAAAACTTTAG
- a CDS encoding alpha/beta fold hydrolase → MSETSTYTYKGTAVHITKTGVGSPLVILHGWGSSGRVMMPVAENLSKIRTSYVLDLPGFGNTPEPLQSWGIDDYADMVESYIRDTFDSKVDLLVHSFGGRITFKLCSRPFGTEMINKVLITGGAGMKPRRSFSFYLKKYTAKTLKAPFMILPAILREPALSWLRKTSLWKKLGSSDYSKLSGVMRETFVRSVTEHLENTLENIPHDVLLLWGRNDEATPVYQAQRIEKGLKQAALIIIEDAGHYAFLDKPKQFAAIAEAYLQG, encoded by the coding sequence ATGTCCGAAACATCCACCTATACTTATAAAGGAACAGCTGTTCATATCACTAAAACAGGAGTAGGTTCTCCGCTGGTTATCCTTCATGGATGGGGAAGCAGCGGCAGGGTAATGATGCCTGTTGCTGAAAACTTATCTAAGATCAGGACCTCTTATGTGTTGGACCTGCCCGGATTCGGTAATACACCCGAACCACTGCAGTCCTGGGGTATTGATGATTATGCCGACATGGTAGAATCTTACATCAGGGATACATTTGATTCAAAAGTTGACCTTCTGGTTCATTCCTTTGGCGGGCGAATCACGTTTAAATTATGCTCACGGCCCTTCGGTACCGAAATGATCAATAAAGTACTGATAACAGGCGGAGCCGGAATGAAACCACGCAGATCCTTCTCTTTTTATCTTAAAAAATACACGGCTAAAACACTGAAAGCTCCCTTCATGATCCTTCCCGCAATCCTGAGAGAACCTGCCCTTAGCTGGCTCCGTAAGACCAGCCTGTGGAAAAAACTTGGTTCCAGTGACTACTCCAAACTTTCCGGAGTTATGCGTGAGACCTTTGTGCGGTCAGTTACGGAGCATCTTGAAAATACCCTTGAGAACATCCCTCATGATGTTCTGCTGCTCTGGGGCCGTAATGATGAAGCTACTCCGGTTTATCAGGCTCAGCGGATTGAGAAAGGCCTGAAGCAAGCCGCTCTCATTATCATTGAAGATGCAGGTCACTATGCTTTTCTGGATAAACCCAAACAATTTGCAGCTATTGCAGAGGCGTATCTTCAGGGTTGA
- a CDS encoding pseudouridine synthase, with protein MLHKNHDHCPVRIIEPYPITHRFKVKESEDGMTLSSLMHEKFPFRSSDDWIQKIKKGYVGIENSSNNKPDQILKSGDRLFHHNPRVIEPAVPDEVRVISVSDEYLIAYKPAPMPVHPGGRYNKNTLTSILAGMGYEDLKVVHRLDAVTMGLILFARNKNTARRAMESFASGKVKKNYYALVDGVPEEDSADIDTPVRRKKGFVFESELGLKQAKEALTHFEVILRGTDKSIISCRPVTGRTHQIRLHLRQWGYPITDDHVYKEKDPGLSSPQKHAISLINAGLSIPDLEISAELPVPEKWMHLINPEDTPLQ; from the coding sequence TTGCTTCACAAAAATCATGACCATTGTCCGGTTCGGATCATAGAACCGTATCCGATCACTCACCGGTTTAAGGTGAAAGAATCAGAAGACGGCATGACTCTGTCTTCGCTTATGCATGAAAAATTCCCTTTCAGATCTTCAGATGACTGGATCCAAAAGATCAAAAAGGGTTACGTAGGAATAGAAAATTCCTCAAATAACAAACCCGACCAGATATTAAAGTCGGGTGACAGGCTTTTTCACCATAATCCAAGAGTAATAGAACCGGCAGTTCCGGATGAAGTCAGGGTGATCTCAGTATCAGATGAATATCTCATTGCTTATAAACCGGCACCAATGCCGGTACATCCTGGGGGCAGATATAATAAGAATACGCTTACTTCAATATTAGCCGGTATGGGGTATGAAGATCTTAAGGTGGTACATCGCTTAGATGCGGTCACTATGGGGCTCATCCTGTTTGCAAGAAACAAAAACACTGCCAGAAGGGCTATGGAGAGCTTTGCAAGCGGAAAAGTGAAAAAGAACTATTATGCTCTTGTGGATGGTGTGCCGGAAGAGGACAGCGCAGATATTGATACCCCCGTCCGAAGAAAAAAGGGATTTGTTTTCGAAAGTGAGCTGGGGCTTAAGCAGGCAAAAGAGGCATTGACTCATTTTGAGGTGATCCTGAGAGGAACGGATAAAAGTATCATCAGCTGCCGGCCCGTTACCGGGCGTACTCATCAGATACGTCTTCACCTCAGACAATGGGGTTATCCGATCACCGATGACCATGTATATAAAGAGAAAGATCCGGGTCTCAGTTCGCCGCAAAAGCATGCGATTTCATTGATAAACGCGGGATTGTCGATCCCGGATCTTGAAATATCAGCGGAACTTCCGGTCCCCGAAAAATGGATGCACCTGATCAACCCTGAAGATACGCCTCTGCAATAG
- a CDS encoding rhodanese-related sulfurtransferase, with the protein MYQVILYYNFQEISDPDAFCKKHKKYCKDLGLKGRIYISEEGINGTAGGTAEQIEAYKKYLCSIPGFEDTEFKQDESEYIPFAKLIVKVRDEIVALHVEDVDPERGGNYLSPAEWRRVMEGEEDYVMIDVRNNYESRIGHFKGALKPDLKNFYDFPKWLDEVQIPKDKKVLMYCTGGIRCEKFSVLMKESGWDDVNQLHGGILKYAKEEEGKHFKGKCFVFDDRLVVPVNPKDLEPIAHCEITGKPADTYINCANMECNKLFVCSEEGARKMEGCCSEECRESEYKRPFDPEHAFQPFRKWYNYFGEDFKERDLASQKS; encoded by the coding sequence ATGTACCAAGTTATTCTTTATTACAATTTTCAGGAGATCTCAGATCCTGATGCTTTTTGCAAAAAACATAAGAAATACTGCAAAGATCTGGGTTTAAAAGGTCGTATTTATATCTCGGAAGAGGGTATAAACGGTACCGCGGGTGGAACTGCTGAGCAAATTGAAGCCTATAAAAAGTATCTGTGTTCCATTCCGGGTTTTGAGGATACGGAATTTAAACAGGATGAAAGTGAGTACATCCCCTTTGCAAAGCTGATCGTGAAAGTCAGGGATGAGATTGTAGCTTTACACGTGGAGGATGTAGATCCTGAGCGTGGAGGCAATTACCTGTCTCCGGCGGAATGGCGGCGTGTAATGGAAGGAGAAGAGGATTATGTGATGATCGATGTACGTAATAACTACGAATCCAGGATCGGGCACTTTAAAGGAGCTCTTAAACCGGATCTAAAAAACTTCTATGATTTTCCAAAATGGCTGGACGAAGTTCAGATCCCAAAGGATAAGAAGGTGCTAATGTATTGTACCGGGGGTATTCGTTGCGAGAAATTCAGTGTTCTGATGAAAGAGAGCGGATGGGATGATGTGAATCAGCTACATGGTGGAATACTGAAATATGCCAAAGAGGAAGAAGGAAAACATTTTAAGGGTAAATGCTTTGTGTTTGATGACAGGCTGGTAGTACCGGTTAACCCTAAGGACCTGGAACCTATTGCTCACTGTGAGATCACAGGAAAGCCGGCCGATACCTACATCAATTGTGCCAACATGGAATGCAATAAACTCTTTGTATGCTCAGAAGAAGGCGCTAGGAAGATGGAGGGCTGCTGCAGTGAAGAATGTCGTGAAAGTGAATATAAGCGCCCATTTGACCCGGAACACGCATTCCAGCCTTTCCGAAAATGGTACAATTATTTTGGTGAGGATTTCAAGGAGCGGGATCTTGCTTCACAAAAATCATGA
- a CDS encoding MXAN_6640 family putative metalloprotease: protein MSLRPRYIASALLFCTLSLAGTKELAAQRHSIFDLQSQFERGELTARQSMDAQWDLINDPDTHEIIKCATPVFMFAEQHKNELNSSYQSASSSFSSAEQVYFSPSGRFRITYQDSGPDSVPLGDSNNNSIPDYVEEVGIAADYSYSLHIDDIGFVDPISAIGFYNIEIRNQSGGIYGFTSTRNDPGAGTFISIDNDYIGYNPNSSDDQQLGAMRVTVAHEFKHAVQYATNQWRNPSGNIFWSEMDATLMEEIVYDEVNDYYNYIKEDFFSDEPNPYSVFASPASPTPGSYNHITWMLYFAERFSMDLFRDAWAQIEQENTLSIVTALENSLLSLENFSFEEAFAENHLWHYFSNYRGEGFNDYGFDEKDLYPVAQVQATLTQVSNEPLNLSNISPLAARYLEIVPAPADEGLIDLGIDFNRNQIGLGVILYLKSGQIITDLLSGSDKVQLYYGTEYSWQDVDKVGLVLTNHDQVISTGTVTLTLGKNGNRFRVLDPDAIGIPEDFVINQNFPNPFNPSTIIEFELPEASFVKLDIYAINGQWVQTLANEDLGAGIHQRIFDATGLASGTYLYRLRIGSDIYIKKMTYIK from the coding sequence ATGTCCTTAAGACCTCGATACATAGCTTCAGCCCTGCTATTTTGCACATTGTCATTAGCCGGAACAAAGGAGTTAGCTGCCCAGCGCCATTCAATTTTCGACCTCCAGAGTCAATTTGAAAGGGGTGAGTTAACTGCCAGGCAATCGATGGATGCCCAATGGGATCTGATCAATGATCCCGATACTCACGAGATCATAAAATGTGCCACTCCCGTTTTTATGTTCGCAGAACAGCATAAAAATGAACTCAATTCATCCTATCAGTCCGCTTCATCTTCTTTCTCCTCTGCCGAACAGGTATATTTTTCTCCCTCCGGCCGGTTCAGGATCACTTATCAGGATTCTGGCCCCGATAGTGTTCCGCTCGGTGATTCTAATAATAATAGTATTCCGGATTATGTAGAAGAGGTTGGTATAGCAGCAGATTACTCTTATTCGCTTCATATTGATGATATTGGTTTTGTGGACCCCATTTCAGCTATCGGATTTTATAATATTGAGATACGCAACCAAAGTGGCGGTATATACGGATTTACATCAACCAGGAATGATCCTGGTGCCGGAACCTTCATATCCATTGATAATGATTACATAGGATATAACCCCAACTCATCTGATGATCAGCAACTTGGCGCAATGCGGGTCACTGTTGCGCATGAATTCAAACATGCTGTTCAGTATGCCACTAACCAGTGGAGAAACCCCTCCGGAAATATTTTCTGGTCCGAAATGGACGCCACTCTTATGGAAGAGATCGTTTATGATGAGGTCAATGATTACTATAATTACATTAAAGAGGACTTTTTTAGTGATGAACCGAATCCCTACTCAGTCTTTGCCTCTCCGGCCTCGCCTACCCCAGGTAGTTATAATCACATAACCTGGATGTTGTATTTTGCTGAACGGTTTAGCATGGATTTATTCCGCGATGCATGGGCACAGATCGAGCAGGAGAATACGCTGAGTATCGTAACTGCACTTGAAAATTCTCTGCTATCTCTTGAAAACTTCAGCTTTGAGGAGGCCTTTGCGGAGAACCACCTATGGCATTATTTCTCTAATTACCGCGGAGAGGGCTTCAATGATTATGGTTTTGATGAAAAGGACCTGTATCCTGTGGCACAGGTTCAGGCGACACTTACCCAGGTTTCAAATGAGCCACTCAACCTCTCCAATATTTCTCCGCTTGCTGCACGTTATCTTGAGATCGTGCCGGCCCCAGCAGACGAAGGCCTTATTGATCTGGGAATCGATTTTAACAGAAACCAGATCGGACTGGGAGTTATTCTCTATCTCAAGAGTGGGCAGATCATAACCGACCTTCTTAGTGGATCTGATAAAGTGCAGCTTTATTATGGTACCGAATATAGCTGGCAGGATGTGGATAAAGTGGGACTGGTGCTTACCAATCATGATCAGGTAATATCGACCGGAACCGTGACCTTAACGCTGGGAAAGAATGGGAATCGATTCAGGGTGCTTGATCCGGATGCGATTGGAATCCCTGAAGACTTTGTGATCAATCAGAACTTCCCTAATCCCTTTAATCCTAGTACGATCATTGAATTCGAATTACCAGAAGCTTCTTTTGTTAAGCTGGATATCTATGCAATTAACGGACAATGGGTCCAAACACTCGCGAACGAAGACCTTGGTGCAGGTATTCATCAAAGAATATTTGATGCGACCGGACTGGCAAGCGGAACTTACCTTTACAGGCTGCGGATTGGATCAGATATTTACATTAAGAAAATGACCTACATCAAATAA
- the fahA gene encoding fumarylacetoacetase, whose translation MQNSFIEIKEDSHFPIQNLPYSAFQTHNGEIHLCSAIGDYLIDLFVLDEAGLFDGPKLEGQFAFQDSSLNYFMSLGKEAWKEARATLQDLFSADNEILQQDELLRDRVLIPMNGVEMVLPMEIGDYTDFYSSEQHAFNVGTMFRGPENALMPNWKHLPVGYHGRASSIILSGKDVRRPKGQILPQGSDTPVYDSCKLLDFELEMGFVTGVGNELGSRIDVNDAEEHIFGLVLVNDWSARDIQKWEYQPLGPFLAKNFATSISPWIVSLEALEPFRRECKKQDPEPLEYLQQSERSTFDIDLEVAIQSDKMTEPRIVCRSNYQNLYWTMSQQLAHQTVTGCNVRPGDLYASGTISGPTEDSYGSMLELAWKGTKPVSLGNGEERTFLQDGDRVIMRGYAQGEGYRVGFGEVNTKILPSH comes from the coding sequence ATGCAGAACTCATTTATAGAAATAAAGGAAGACTCTCATTTCCCCATTCAAAACCTGCCCTACAGTGCATTTCAGACACATAATGGTGAAATACATTTGTGTTCAGCAATAGGAGATTATTTAATAGATCTTTTTGTATTAGATGAAGCAGGGCTTTTTGACGGTCCGAAACTAGAGGGACAATTTGCTTTTCAGGATTCCAGCCTGAATTACTTTATGAGTTTAGGAAAAGAAGCATGGAAGGAGGCAAGAGCAACCCTTCAGGATCTTTTTTCTGCAGATAATGAGATCCTGCAACAGGATGAATTATTAAGAGACCGGGTTTTAATCCCAATGAATGGTGTAGAAATGGTTCTCCCTATGGAAATAGGAGATTACACTGATTTTTATTCTTCGGAACAGCATGCATTTAATGTGGGAACCATGTTCAGAGGGCCGGAAAATGCATTAATGCCGAACTGGAAGCATTTACCAGTGGGTTATCACGGTAGGGCCAGTTCCATCATATTAAGTGGCAAGGACGTCCGGCGACCAAAGGGACAAATTTTACCGCAGGGTTCTGATACTCCGGTATATGATTCCTGCAAGTTGCTGGATTTTGAGCTTGAAATGGGATTCGTTACTGGTGTAGGCAATGAATTGGGCAGCAGAATTGATGTAAACGATGCGGAAGAACATATCTTTGGCCTGGTGCTGGTCAATGACTGGAGTGCCAGAGATATTCAAAAATGGGAATATCAGCCTCTTGGTCCCTTCCTGGCTAAGAATTTTGCGACCAGTATTTCTCCATGGATAGTCAGTCTGGAAGCACTGGAGCCATTCAGAAGGGAGTGTAAAAAGCAAGACCCGGAACCATTGGAGTATCTTCAGCAGTCTGAAAGAAGCACTTTTGACATCGACCTGGAAGTAGCTATTCAAAGTGATAAAATGACTGAACCCCGGATTGTCTGCCGTTCAAACTATCAGAATTTATACTGGACGATGAGTCAGCAACTTGCGCATCAGACTGTGACTGGTTGTAATGTTCGCCCGGGAGACCTTTATGCTTCAGGAACAATCAGTGGTCCTACTGAAGATTCATATGGAAGTATGCTTGAGTTGGCCTGGAAAGGCACAAAGCCTGTTTCTCTGGGAAATGGGGAAGAACGCACATTTCTTCAGGATGGTGACCGTGTGATCATGAGAGGTTATGCACAGGGCGAAGGCTACCGAGTAGGTTTCGGTGAGGTGAATACCAAGATATTACCGTCGCACTGA
- a CDS encoding HU family DNA-binding protein, whose translation MTKAETIRKLSDELGLSIKETESLYDTFVGGMTTLLKNEVGLTIPGLGTFTSDIRDEHESYSPHHKQKVKIPAKRVVHFNQSVAIKKALNGEEDEL comes from the coding sequence ATGACAAAAGCGGAAACTATTAGAAAGCTTTCCGATGAATTGGGGTTAAGCATTAAAGAGACCGAAAGTCTCTATGATACATTTGTAGGTGGGATGACGACTCTATTAAAGAATGAAGTAGGTCTTACCATTCCCGGACTGGGTACATTTACATCCGATATTCGGGATGAACATGAATCATACAGCCCTCATCACAAACAAAAAGTAAAGATACCGGCTAAGCGGGTGGTTCACTTCAACCAGAGTGTAGCTATTAAAAAAGCACTTAACGGGGAAGAAGATGAGCTCTAA
- a CDS encoding HU family DNA-binding protein — translation MSSKITYNDFVDALSRQTGQTKNKSDQFIKELITLVSDELIETGRSGITNLGSFKVVEMSEREGVNPQTGETMIIPAGKRLSFSAFKALKERLNQDMGDQEIIVPDNSEASAVVAKADTEADEPAPDDISDREQSTDTEQPEPVTETKYEEVSAEESEKPEHKESGSPKEDTPIAISTSSDPQDIFEKQLLESSKDLPKAAKAKVSEEKKSSKDLKRPKKRQNRERSNAYLYAAVVFVICFVGFGIWYFSNSGQTANQPGIEPRTFVIDSTSELRDQPGPVSDEQPAEQPEEQIADATQPEEEISEENPANDVTDDIMDETINNESDNFIPATFIVERNDWLYVIAREVYGSSRFWPLIFEANPAYMSDPDLVYESTELQIPALDGQKGAPSLKDYESLAEASLLVADRYDDYNQPEKAQEYREYAGYYQMIANGERPAF, via the coding sequence ATGAGCTCTAAGATCACATACAATGACTTTGTTGACGCTCTGAGCCGCCAAACGGGACAAACAAAGAATAAATCAGACCAGTTTATTAAAGAACTCATTACCCTGGTTTCTGACGAACTTATTGAAACCGGCCGCAGCGGAATCACCAATCTTGGTTCATTTAAAGTAGTGGAAATGTCTGAGCGGGAAGGAGTTAATCCACAGACCGGTGAGACCATGATCATTCCCGCCGGTAAACGACTCTCTTTCTCCGCATTCAAAGCTTTAAAAGAGCGGTTGAATCAGGATATGGGTGACCAGGAGATTATAGTTCCTGACAACAGTGAAGCTTCAGCTGTAGTCGCTAAAGCCGATACCGAAGCTGATGAACCGGCTCCGGATGATATAAGCGATCGGGAGCAAAGTACAGATACTGAGCAGCCTGAACCTGTTACAGAGACGAAATACGAAGAAGTATCGGCGGAAGAATCTGAAAAACCGGAGCATAAAGAGTCTGGAAGCCCGAAAGAAGATACTCCAATAGCTATCAGTACGTCATCGGACCCTCAGGATATCTTTGAAAAACAGCTGCTTGAATCATCGAAAGATCTGCCAAAAGCTGCTAAAGCAAAGGTATCAGAAGAAAAAAAGTCTTCAAAAGATCTGAAAAGACCTAAAAAACGTCAGAATCGAGAGCGGAGCAATGCATACCTCTATGCCGCAGTGGTATTTGTCATCTGTTTTGTTGGTTTTGGGATCTGGTATTTCTCCAACTCAGGGCAAACCGCTAATCAGCCCGGTATTGAGCCGAGAACTTTTGTAATCGATTCAACAAGTGAGCTGAGAGATCAGCCCGGTCCAGTATCAGATGAACAGCCTGCGGAGCAGCCAGAGGAACAAATTGCTGATGCAACGCAGCCGGAGGAGGAGATATCAGAAGAAAATCCTGCCAATGATGTTACTGATGATATCATGGATGAAACCATTAATAACGAATCCGATAACTTCATTCCGGCAACATTTATAGTTGAGCGTAATGACTGGCTTTATGTGATCGCAAGGGAAGTGTACGGATCTTCAAGATTCTGGCCTTTGATTTTCGAGGCGAACCCGGCTTATATGTCTGACCCGGATCTGGTTTATGAAAGTACTGAATTACAAATACCGGCGTTAGATGGGCAAAAAGGGGCTCCATCTCTGAAAGACTATGAAAGCCTTGCTGAAGCATCACTGCTTGTAGCAGATCGTTATGATGACTACAATCAGCCAGAGAAAGCACAGGAATACCGTGAGTATGCCGGTTATTATCAAATGATCGCTAACGGGGAGCGTCCGGCTTTTTAA